One window of Trichoderma breve strain T069 chromosome 3, whole genome shotgun sequence genomic DNA carries:
- a CDS encoding zinc-finger of mitochondrial splicing suppressor 51 domain-containing protein: MEPALRRAAHSLCGRCSASLRRQTAVRGALKPWAQVSIRSVHSCKSQDAKPGKSPVSTLRLNPDDLFHPFSESPVPEFHHKHARVPLDASAVDDAAPATGGDMPPANVDFECPDCGIAVYCSKEHWMDDYENHLKICDTLRQINEDDHDLRSGRVFHEGNLPDLQMENAAVNMTNWDTFMYTREFEAVDSDRSMRQITRLLTYPITIGSVLHELSPYNIQNGGRLTVEGLKSFSALRYNLHIPRSGRGAGINQLRPEPPPVRIFILGARAESSLPRPVWVQLAHLFPESRLHLIFIGPESMANRDDEFPLPERTPSNPFGTIVEDRVWYNMKISTIVDYYHTIHKTGHFAPYDPYFDCFMLFHPGLGHPASSHDWEETLPLLLETKVPIISTGYTQVDLDRDVEWVKKKSGGEFDILLEPGENKFRSLRWDLDDMDPQDISCGNWGVWAFRGKRYETTTRDL, translated from the exons ATGGAGCCGGCTCTACGTCGAGCGGCTCACAGCCTGTGTGGGCGTTGCTCAGCATCTTTGCGGAGGCAAACAGCTGTGCGAGGCGCATTGAAGCCGTGGGCGCAAGTGTCAATACGGAGCGTGCATTCGTGCAAGTCGCAAGACGCCAAAC CTGGGAAGTCGCCGGTATCTACACTTCGCTTGAACCCCGATGACCTTTTCCATCCATTTTCTGAATCGCCAGTTCCCGAATTCC ACCACAAGCATGCTAGAGTTCCCCTCGACGCTTCGGCGGTTGACGACGCTGCTCCGGCCACTGGTGGCGATATGCCGCCTGCGAACGTGGATTTCGAGTGCCCCGATTGTGGCATTGCAGTGTACTGCAGCAAAGAGCACTGGATGGATGATTATGAGAATCACCTGAAGATCTGCGATACTCTCCGCCAAATCAACGAAGACGACCACGATCTACGATCCGGACGAGTGTTTCACGAAGGCAACCTCCCCGACCTTCAGATGGAGAATGCTGCGGTCAACATGACAAATTGGGACACTTTTATGTACACTCGAGAGTTCGAGGCGGTTGACTCGGACCGCTCAATGAGACAAATCACTCGACTCCTCACGTATCCGATTACCATTGGCAGTGTTCTTCATGAATTAAGCCCCTACAATATCCAAAACGGAGGCCGTTTGACGGTGGAGGGACTGAAGAGCTTTAGTG CTTTGAGATATAACCTGCATATACCAAGGTCTGGCCGTGGCGCTGGCATCAACCAACTTCGCCCAGAACCCCCGCCAGTGAGAATATTTATTCTCGGTGCTCGAGCCGAATCATCGCTGCCACGACCTGTATGGGTGCAGCTGGCCCATCTATTCCCAGAATCACGACTGCACCTTATCTTTATCGGACCGGAGAGCATGGCAAACCGTGACGACGAATTCCCACTGCCAGAACGCACGCCGTCGAACCCCTTTGGCACCATAGTTGAAGACCGAGTGTGGTACAACATGAAGATTAGCACCATTGTGGATTATTACCACACCATTCACAAGACGGGTCACTTTGCGCCTTATGATCCCTACTTTGATTGCTTCATGCTCTTCCACCCAGGTCTTGGCCATCCTGCAAGCAGCCACGACTGGGAAGAAACTCTGCCCTTGCTGCTGGAGACCAAGGTGCCAATTATCAGCACTGGATATACTCAGGTCGACTTGGATCGTGACGTCGAAtgggtgaagaagaaatcaggAGGGGAGTTTGACATCCTGTTAGAGCCTGGAGAGAACAAATTCCGGAGTCTGCGATGGGACCTTGATGACATGGACCCTCAGGATATCAGCTGTGGCAACTGGGGTGTTTGGGCGTTCCGAGGAAAGAG ATATGAGACGACCACGAGGGACCTatag
- a CDS encoding mono-functional DNA-alkylating methyl methanesulfonate n-term domain-containing protein — protein MATTSNMFLYSLTIQPPTNVVQAVLGQFAGTKEQLIITGAGSRLALLRPDPSQGKVITLLSHDIFGIIRSLAAFRLAGSNKDYLILATDSGRITIIEYLPKENRFHKLHLETFGKSGVRRVIPGEYLACDPKGRACLIASIEKNKLVYVLNRNSQAELTISSPLEAHKPGVLVISMVALDVGYANPVFAALEMDYTEADQDATGEALRELETQLVYYELDLGLNHVVRKWSEPVDSTASLLFQVPGGNDGPSGVLVCGEENITYRHSNQEAFRVPIPRRRGATEDPSRKRTIISGVMHKLKGSAGAFFFLLQTEDGDMFKVTIDMVEDEEGNTTGEVRRLKIKYFDTVPAAASLCILKSGFLYVASQFGNFSFYQFEKLGDDDEELEFTSDDFPVDAQASYNPVYFYPRPLENLVLVESIPSMNPLLDCKVANLTNEDAPQIYTICGNGARSTFRTLKHGLEINEIVSSELPGIPSAVWTLKLNRTAHIGETVEEVSDSGFLTSVPTLAAQLLGDDGLIQVHPKGIRHIRNGQVNQWDAPQHRSIVAASTNAHQVAIALSSGEIVYFEMDDDGSLAEYDEKKEMFGTVTCLSLGEVPEGRLRSSFLAVGCDDCTVRILSLDPESTLENKSVQALTAAPTSLAIISMEDSSSGGSTLYLHIGLYSGVYLRTVLDEVTGELTDTRQKFLGPKQVRLFQVTVQGRTCVLGLSSRPWLGYADPITKTFVVTPLNYVDLEWGWNFTSEQCEEGVVGIQGQTLRIFSVDRLGDTLIQSSIPLTYTPKKMVKHPDHPLFYVIEADNHTLAPELCAKLLADPARVNGDTKVLPPEEFGHPRGNRRWASCISVVDPQAEDGQVLQRIDLEENEAAVSVAIVTFASQENETFLVVGTGKDMVVNPRSFSDAFVHIYRFENDGRGLVFIHKTKVEEPPMAMIPFQGRVLVGIGKTLRIYDLGMRQLLRKAQAEVAPQQIISLSTQGNRIVVGDVQQGITYAVYKQSTNKLIPFVDDTVARWTTCTTMVDYETVAGGDKFGNIFIVRSPQKASEEADEEQAGLHLLNARDYLHGTSHRLDLMCHLFTQDIPTSIAKTSLVVGGQDVLLWSGLMGTIGVLIPFVTREDTDFFQSLEQHMRAEDPPLAGRDHLMYRSYYAPMKGIIDGDLCERYALLPNDKKQMIAGELDRSVREIERKISDIRTRSAF, from the exons ATGGCGACCACTTCTAACATGTTCCTTTACTCGCTGACGATCCAGCCGCCAACCAATGTCGTCCAAGCGGTTCTGGGTCAGTTCGCGGGCACCAAGGAGcagctcatcatcacggGTGCTGGGTCACGGTTGGCTCTCTTACGGCCTGACCCGTCCCAGGGAAAGGTCATCACACTATTGTCTCATGACATCTTCGGCATTATCAGGTCTTTGGCCGCCTTTCGCCTAGCCGGCAGCAATAAGG ACTACTTAATCTTAGCAACTGACTCTGGTCGGATCACGATTATTGAGTATCTTCCGAAAGAGAATCGATTCCACAAGCTGCATCTGGAGACTTTTGGAAAGTCTGGCGTGCGGAGAGTTATTCCTGGAGAATATCTCGCTTGTGACCCCAAGGGGCGCGCGTGTCTCATTGCATCCATTGAGAAGAACAAGCTCGTATACGTGCTCAATCGAAACTCCCAGGCAGAGCTCACCATCTCCTCGCCCCTCGAGGCTCACAAGCCTGGAGTCTTAGTCATTTCCATGGTAGCACTCGATGTTGGATATGCCAACCCCGTGTTTGCTGCTCTAGAGATGGACTATACTGAGGCGGATCAAGATGCTACAGGAGAAGCTTTGCGAGAGCTGGAAACTCAGCTGGTCTACTATGAGCTTGATCTCGGTCTCAATCACGTTGTGAGAAAGTGGTCAGAGCCTGTAGACTCAACTGCCTCGCTGCTATTCCAGGTACCTGGTGGCAATGATGGGCCCAGTGGCGTCCTGGTGTGTGGCGAGGAAAACATCACATACCGCCATTCCAACCAAGAGGCTTTCCGAGTGCCAATTCCccgccgacgaggagcaACGGAGGATCCGTCCAGAAAGCGCACCATCATCTCTGGTGTCATGCACAAGCTCAAGGGCAGCGCTGgcgctttcttcttcctacTCCAGACCGAGGACGGTGACATGTTCAAGGTTACAATCGACATGGTagaggacgaagaaggcAACACTACAGGTGAAGTCAGAAGGCTCAAAATCAAGTATTTCGATACAGTCCCAGCTGCAGCTAGTCTCTGTATTTTGAAGAGCGGCTTCCTCTATGTTGCCAGCCAGTTCGGAAACTTCTCCTTCTACCAATTCGAAAAACTtggagacgatgacgaagagtTGGAGTTTACCAGCGACGACTTCCCTGTCGATGCACAGGCTTCGTATAATCCCGTCTACTTCTATCCCCGGCCATTGGAAAATCTGGTCCTCGTTGAGAGCATTCCTTCCATGAACCCTCTTCTTGACTGCAAGGTTGCCAACTTGACCAACGAGGATGCGCCTCAGATTTATACCATTTGTGGCAACGGTGCTCGAAGCACATTCCGGACACTGAAGCACGGACTTGAGATTAATGAAATCGTGTCCTCTGAGCTGCCCGGCATCCCATCTGCTGTTTGGACGCTGAAGCTGAATCGAACTGCACA TATCGGAGAGACGGTGGAAGAAGTCAGCGACTCTGGCTTTCTTACCAGTGTCCCAACTCTGGCTGCCCAGCTGCTCGGTGATGACGGTCTGATTCAAGTCCACCCCAAGGGTATTAGGCATATCCGTAATGGGCAAGTTAACCAGTGGGACGCTCCACAGCACCGGTCTATCGTGGCCGCTTCAACCAACGCCCACCAAGTAGCTATTGCCCTAAGCTCTGGTGAAATTGTCTATTtcgagatggatgatgacggtTCACTGGCAGAATACgacgagaagaaagaaatgtTCGGAACAGTTACGTGCCTAAGCCTGGGCGAAGTTCCTGAAGGCAGATTGCGAAGTTCTTTCCTTGCAGTTGGCTGTGACGACTGCACAGTCCGTATTTTGAGCCTTGACCCAGAGTCTACTCTTGAAAACAAGTCAGTGCAAGCACTGACAGCAGCGCCCACCtccctcgccatcatttccATGGAAGACTCGTCATCAGGCGGCTCCACCCTCTACCTACACATCGGCCTCTACTCAGGCGTCTACTTGCGGACTGTCTTGGATGAAGTTACTGGCGAATTAACAGACACGCGACAGAAGTTTCTGGGGCCGAAGCAAGTGAGACTATTCCAGGTAACGGTCCAGGGAAGGACTTGTGTACTTGGTCTAAGCTCTCGACCATGGCTGGGATATGCTGatcccatcaccaagacCTTTGTCGTCACTCCCCTCAACTATGTTGATCTGGAATGGGGCTGGAATTTTACAAGCGAGCAGTGCGAGGAAGGCGTCGTGGGTATTCAAGGACAAACTCTACG GATTTTCTCTGTCGACCGACTTGGCGACACACTCATCCAGAGTTCAATTCCCTTGACTTACACGcccaagaagatggtgaagcaTCCAGATCATCCTCTTTTCTATGTGATTGAGGCGGATAATCACACTCTTGCTCCTGAGCTCTGCGCCAAATTGCTTGCAGACCCAGCCCGTGTCAATGGGGACACCAAGGTTCTTCCACCAGAAGAATTTGGGCACCCCAGAGGCAACCGACGCTGGGCCTCGTGTATCAGCGTCGTTGACCCTCAAGCCGAAGATGGTCAAGTTCTGCAAAGAATAGACCtagaggagaatgaggccGCAGTCAGTGTGGCCATCGTGACGTTTGCCAGTCAGGAGAACGAAACCTTCCTGGTCGTTGGAACCGGGAAAGATATGGTCGTGAACCCTCGCAGTTTTTCTGATGCATTCGTCCATATCTACCGGTTTGAGAACGACGGCAGGGGTCTAGTATTCATCCACAAAACCAAGGTCGAAGAGCCTCCTATGGCCATGATACCTTTCCAAGGACGAGTGTTAGTGGGCATTGGAAAGACACTCCGCATATACGATCTCGGTATGCGGCAGCTGCTACGAAAGGCCCAAGCCGAAGTCGCACCACAGCAGATCATCTCTCTAAGTACTCAAGGTAACCGAATTGTTGTTGGAGACGTGCAGCAAGGCATAACCTACGCTGTCTACAAGCAGTCAACAAACAAACTCATTCCTTTCGTGGACGACACCGTCGCCAGATGGACGACTTGCACAACGATGGTAGATTATGAGACGGTTGCCGGTGGAGACAAATTtggcaacatcttcatcgtgCGCTCTCCACAGAAGGCCAGTGAAGAGGCCGATGAGGAGCAAGCAGGACTCCATCTACTCAACGCCAGAGATTACCTTCACGGAACCTCTCATCGCCTGGATCTGATGTGCCACCTCTTCACTCAGGACATTCCAACGAGCATTGCCAAAACCAGCTTGGTAGTTGGAGGGCAGGACGTCCTGTTGTGGAGCGGACTTATGGGCACTATTGGTGTTTTGATTCCGTTTGTTACGCGAGAAGATACAGACTTCTTCCAAAGTCTAGAACAGCATATGAGGGCCGAGGATCCTCCTCTGGCAGGCCGAGACCACCTAATGTACCGCAGCTACTATGCACCCATGAAGGGCATCATTGACGGCGATCTCTGCGAGAGATATGCTCTGCTTCCAAATGATAAGAAGCAAATGATTGCAGGGGAGCTGGACCGCTCTGTCCGAGAAATTGAGCGGAAAATATCG GACATCCGAACTCGGTCTGCCTTTTAA
- a CDS encoding coiled-coil domain-containing protein 55 (DUF2040) domain-containing protein, which produces MNKPKLAFGLNLTKKPGASKPMPSRSKPMFGNHDDDSEDEGTTKDSNIEEIGGDLDDFSSAPAQAPSDSSRGPKSKKGLINEPPKLKSKPQTSTMFGDLSSTLASRKNAEAATELDASVYEYDSIYDSMKPQKNKSKEDEERKPKYMKNLMRAADVRKRDQLIAEEKKIAREREAEGDEFADKEKFVTEAYKKQQEENKKLEEEERRKEEEEAKKNEGTGMASFYRKLLDKEQERHAETVRAAEEMAKRGPTEANGGDGGEADDDKEKEYAKAAQELNEKGASISVNEDGQVVDKRQLLKGGLNVGAKKQVEAQREAERPVERERREITGQQLGRKQAMRERQSRMLAEQLEASLKRTREAEEVKREEAERAAKTRKTEGEIMGAKERYLARKKAAEEEKKKKAAGAAAE; this is translated from the coding sequence ATGAATAAACCAAAGCTGGCCTTCGGGCTCAACCTGACGAAAAAGCCTGGCGCATCCAAGCCAATGCCCTCGAGATCGAAACCCATGTTTGGTAATCACGACGATGATTCAGAAGATGAAGGGACTACCAAAGACTCCAatattgaagaaattggagGCGATTTGGATGATTTCTCGTCTGCCCCAGCTCAAGCACCGTCAGACTCTTCGAGGGGCCCCAAATCAAAAAAGGGTCTCATAAATGAACCACCAAAACTAAAATCAAAACCTCAAACAAGTACAATGTTTGGCGATCTCTCCAGCACACTCGCCTCGCGCAAAAATGCCGAGGCAGCCACCGAACTGGACGCCAGCGTCTACGAGTACGACTCCATATACGATTCCATGAAGCCTCAGAAAAACAAGtccaaggaagatgaagaacgAAAACCGAAATACATGAAGAACCTGATGCGCGCGGCTGACGTGCGGAAACGAGACCAGCTGATtgccgaggagaagaagattgcgcGGGAGCGCGAAGCCGAGGGAGACGAGTTCGCCGACAAGGAGAAGTTTGTGACAGAGGCATACAAGAAACAGCAggaggagaacaagaaattggaggaagaggagcggaggaaagaagaggaggaggcgaagaagaatGAGGGCACTGGCATGGCGTCTTTCTACCGGAAGCTACTGGACAAGGAGCAGGAGAGACATGCGGAGACTGTTCGGGCCGCGGAGGAAATGGCCAAGAGAGGTCCTACAGAGGCAAACGGaggggatggaggagaggccGATGATGATAAGGAAAAGGAATACGCCAAGGCGGCGCAGGAGCTCAATGAGAAGGGCGCTTCCATCTCCGTCAACGAGGACGGCCAAGTCGTCGACAAGCGACAACTTCTCAAGGGCGGCCTCAACGTCGGCGCAAAGAAGCAAGTAGAGGCGCAGCGAGAAGCCGAACGACCGGTGGAGCGGGAGCGCCGGGAAATCACAgggcagcagctcggccGGAAACAGGCCATGAGGGAGCGGCAGTCGCGGATGCTGGCGGAACAGCTGGAGGCTTCGCTGAAGCGCACGCGGGAGGCAGAGGAAGTTAAGAGGGAGGAGGCCGAGCGGGCGGCCAAGACGCGCAAGACGGAGGGGGAGATTATGGGGGCCAAGGAGAGATATCTGGCGAGAaagaaggcggcggaggaggagaagaagaagaaggctgctggGGCTGCGGCGGAGTGA